In a genomic window of Salegentibacter salegens:
- a CDS encoding M61 family metallopeptidase, with protein sequence MKKAIYTLAFIGALYSCKTTQTSKKDQPVIASIDLVNVEEDKVSVTVDPDRFTTENTTFYIPKTVPGTYSTDNYGKFIENFKALDYEGNELEFEKIDDNSWTIPNAANLDKVSYQVNDTYDIEGEEGVFSPSGTNIEAGENFMLNLHGFVGYFENEQEEPYRLEIKRPQGLIPGTALSKTVAASEDISFKEDIYSLGRYFEVIDNPIMYARPDTTSFMVEGMEVLINVYSPNKKYTSESIKPGIEEMISAQKRFLGEVDNTGKYAILLYLSDSETQDARGFGALEHHTSTVVVLPESMQPEQLQKTMTDVVSHEFFHILTPLNVHSKEVHYFDYNDPKMSQHLWMYEGVTEYFANLFQINQELIEKQDFYDRISDKIKSAEQFDDTMPFTEMSENILEDPYKDSYYNVYQKGALIGMALDIRLRELSDGEMGILDLMKALSDKYGMDKPFEDEELFNDIIELTYPEIRTFLETYISGKTPIPYNEFFAKVGLQEAETKINTGYFIKGQTPYIDGDPAKGELFFRENIQFNSFLKELGVEGGDIIKSVNGEEYNIQNVYNLIMKAESWEEGEEVSFVVVRDGEELELTATTAQPTDADTTITEKDLLESSEEVKLRNAWLKG encoded by the coding sequence ATGAAAAAAGCTATTTATACGCTGGCCTTTATTGGCGCCCTATACAGTTGTAAAACCACACAAACCTCAAAGAAAGATCAACCGGTAATTGCAAGCATAGACCTTGTAAATGTTGAAGAAGACAAAGTTTCGGTAACAGTTGATCCCGATAGATTTACTACTGAAAATACTACCTTTTATATTCCTAAAACCGTTCCCGGCACCTACTCTACCGATAATTACGGGAAATTTATCGAGAATTTTAAAGCCCTGGATTATGAAGGAAATGAATTAGAATTTGAAAAAATTGACGATAATTCCTGGACCATTCCAAACGCTGCAAATTTAGACAAAGTAAGCTACCAGGTAAACGATACCTACGATATTGAAGGCGAAGAAGGTGTTTTCTCCCCCTCGGGAACCAATATTGAAGCCGGGGAAAATTTTATGCTTAACCTGCACGGATTTGTAGGTTACTTTGAAAATGAGCAGGAAGAACCTTACCGATTGGAAATTAAAAGACCACAAGGTTTAATTCCCGGTACAGCGCTAAGCAAAACAGTAGCAGCTTCAGAAGATATATCTTTTAAAGAGGATATTTATTCTTTAGGTAGATACTTTGAAGTTATAGACAACCCGATTATGTACGCAAGACCTGATACTACAAGTTTTATGGTAGAAGGTATGGAAGTGCTTATCAATGTTTATTCTCCCAATAAAAAATATACTTCAGAAAGTATAAAACCGGGGATAGAAGAGATGATTAGTGCCCAAAAACGCTTTTTAGGTGAAGTAGATAACACCGGGAAATATGCTATTCTCTTATATCTTTCAGATAGTGAAACCCAGGATGCCCGTGGTTTTGGTGCTTTAGAACACCACACCTCTACCGTAGTTGTACTTCCTGAATCTATGCAGCCAGAACAACTACAAAAAACGATGACCGATGTGGTTTCTCACGAATTCTTTCACATTTTAACTCCGTTAAATGTTCATTCTAAAGAAGTTCATTATTTTGATTACAACGATCCTAAAATGTCTCAGCACCTGTGGATGTATGAAGGCGTGACCGAATATTTCGCGAACCTTTTTCAAATAAACCAGGAGCTTATAGAAAAACAGGATTTTTACGATAGGATTTCAGATAAGATAAAATCGGCGGAACAGTTTGATGATACGATGCCATTTACAGAAATGAGCGAAAATATCCTTGAAGATCCTTATAAAGACAGTTATTACAACGTTTACCAAAAAGGAGCCTTGATAGGGATGGCTTTAGATATTCGTTTAAGAGAATTAAGCGATGGAGAAATGGGAATTCTTGACCTTATGAAAGCGCTTAGCGATAAATATGGAATGGATAAACCTTTTGAGGATGAAGAGTTATTTAATGATATTATTGAACTTACCTATCCCGAAATAAGAACGTTCCTGGAAACTTATATTAGCGGTAAAACACCAATTCCTTACAATGAATTTTTCGCAAAAGTAGGCCTTCAAGAAGCTGAAACTAAAATTAACACCGGCTACTTTATAAAGGGTCAAACTCCTTATATAGACGGCGATCCTGCTAAAGGTGAATTGTTTTTTAGAGAAAACATTCAGTTTAATTCATTTTTAAAGGAGCTTGGTGTAGAAGGTGGCGATATAATTAAATCTGTAAACGGCGAAGAATACAATATTCAAAATGTTTACAATCTAATTATGAAAGCTGAATCCTGGGAAGAAGGTGAAGAAGTTAGTTTTGTAGTGGTACGCGATGGCGAAGAGCTGGAACTTACGGCAACTACTGCCCAGCCAACTGATGCAGATACAACCATTACCGAAAAAGACCTGCTCGAAAGCAGTGAAGAAGTAAAACTTAGAAATGCTTGGTTAAAAGGTTAA